TTATATCATTAATTTCCCCATACATGTGGAAAAAACGTGCAgttacaaaaaaaaatacgCATCTCTTGTGAATACTCATCTAATAAGGGAAACAAGTGGGCTGATTAGCTAAGAAAGTAGCACAATAAGAAAGAAATAAGGGAGAAGCAAGAATAATCTTACATATACACGTTATTATTATAACACTCGTaagaaattttttcaaTAATGTTGGGCTTGCTTTGGAAACCACTGCAGTTCATCACTTGCGTTCTCGTTCCCCTGCAGATCACGGTGGAGACGATCTCACTATCGAAGGACTGGCCTTTCCccattttgaaaactgCATCCTATGCTTTACAACAACAGACTGAAAAGCTGGCACTTCACATGATGTTGCTGAAATATTGGTCCCTTTACGGTATTGTGTACTTGATATTACCCAACTCACCATTCTATTTTGTGCTAGACATCCTGCCCTTCTTACCACTAATTTTGACGGTATGCGGGGTATTGGCCATGAGGGAACTGGTAGAGCAGTTCATTAGGTTCATACAAGAGCAGGATAAGATCATTTCGGTGATGCAAAACCTGAATGACCCAAAGGCATCCACTTTTGAAATGCTTTCGAATCTGTACTACACAACGATAAATTTGAACAATCAGGAGCTAATCACCAcgactttcttcttcggtGACTTGACAAAGTTGCTTTTGAGTCTGAGCAAGGCAATACCATTCCCATCGACAACATACTTAAACCAGTGGTTTGCCAACATCGAATGGATAAGCAACGCCGTCAAGATGTATTTTAAAGAGCAGCAGAATGCTCAGCAACAATATGACACTGGGAATTCAACGGGGACCAGAGGTTTCTATTCTGCGTTCTGGTCCAAGTCTGGAACGAATAACTGCGCAGGGTCCGGGAGTTCCTTCCGAAGATCATCGTCGGCCAGTAACCCCGCGAAACCAAGACCCACGGGCACTAAATCGACAGAAATTTCAGAGGATTACGATTTGATGGACGATGCACTCGATTGAAACCATTTCTGGGGCCAGGCGTCGCTTTAGCGCAGATATACTATGTAGTTGGTTTGTACACACAGTTCTGGTTGGTCACGTTTTAACTAGCAGTTTATCACTTCACACGTTGAATGAGGTGGCGACGGTGAAAAATAATTTTTCAAgcaaattttgaacaaattttGAGTGAGTTGAGCGACTGTTTGGTAGCTGTTCAGCAGAACCAATACAAAGTGGGGGTAGCGGAGCGTCGTTCTGTCTTATCGTTGATCGTTCGTTATTAAATCCATCGCTCAAGGTAAACTTATCCTCGTTTGTATTCCACCCAGCGAACAAGTACTATTATAGGGAGACAACGGCTGTTGAAATTATGTCGAACGAAGAATATTACGACGAGGATCCATATGGATTCGAGGATGAGAGCGCGCCCATTACCGCAGAGGATTCATGGACCGTCATTTCCTCCTTTTTCAGGGAAAAGGGGTTGGTGTCGCAACAGTTGGACTCCTTTAATCAGTTTGTCGACTACACTTTGCAGGACATCATTTCAGAAGACTCGAGACTGATTTTGGAGCAGCTGGCACAACACACCACGGAGGCGGATAATATCAGTAGAAAATACGAGATTAGTTTTGGTAAAATCTATGTTACCAAACCCATGGTGAACGAATCGGACGGTGTGACGCATGCGTTGTATCCTCAGGAGTCCCGTTTGCGTAACTTGACTTACTCTTCCGGGCTGTTCGTTGAtgtgaagaagaggacaTATGAGGCTATCGATGTTCCTGGTAGAGACTTGAAGTATGAATTGATTGCAGAAGAATCAGAGGACGACAGCGAGCGCGGGAAAGTATTCATCGGTCGTCTGCCGATCATGCTGAGGTCGAAGAATTGTTATCTAAGTGATGCCACCGAATCAGACTTGTATAAACTGAAGGAATGTCCTTTTGATATGGGTGGTTACTTTATCATTAACGGTTCTGAGAAGGTGTTGATTGCCCAAGAACGTTCGGCAGGTAACATTGTGCAAGTGTTCAAAAAGGCAGCTCCATCTCCAATTTCGCACGTGGCGGAGATTAGATCCGCGCTGGAGAAGGGTTCCAGGTTTATCAGTACACTGCAGGTCAAGCTTTACGGTCGTGAAGGTAGTTCTTCTCGTACCATCAAGGCAACCCTACCTTACATCAAGCAAGATATTCCCATCGTTATTATATTTAGAGCGCTCGGTGTCATTCCAGATGGTGAGATTCTTGAGCACATCTGTTACGACGTCAACGATTGGCAAATGCTGGAAATGTTGAAGCCTTGTGTGGAGGAT
The genomic region above belongs to Huiozyma naganishii CBS 8797 chromosome 2, complete genome and contains:
- the ATG40 gene encoding Atg40p (similar to Saccharomyces cerevisiae YOR152C; ancestral locus Anc_5.499), yielding MLGLLWKPLQFITCVLVPLQITVETISLSKDWPFPILKTASYALQQQTEKLALHMMLLKYWSLYGIVYLILPNSPFYFVLDILPFLPLILTVCGVLAMRELVEQFIRFIQEQDKIISVMQNLNDPKASTFEMLSNLYYTTINLNNQELITTTFFFGDLTKLLLSLSKAIPFPSTTYLNQWFANIEWISNAVKMYFKEQQNAQQQYDTGNSTGTRGFYSAFWSKSGTNNCAGSGSSFRRSSSASNPAKPRPTGTKSTEISEDYDLMDDALD